A single window of Ictalurus furcatus strain D&B chromosome 3, Billie_1.0, whole genome shotgun sequence DNA harbors:
- the klc1b gene encoding kinesin light chain 1b isoform X4 has translation MSTMVYPREEKLEKLTQEEIISNTKLVIQGLEALKSEHNSILHSLLETIKCLKKDEEANLVHEKSNLLRKSVEMIELGLGEAQVMMALSNHLNAVESEKQKLRAQVRRLCQENQWLRDELANTQQKLQKSEQSVAQLEEEKKHLEFMNQLKKYDEDVSPSEEKDGEPPKDSLDDLFPNDDEEHGHGMQHQHNSAAVAAAQQGGYEIPARLRTLHNLVIQYASQGRYEVAVPLCKQALEDLEKTSGHDHPDVATMLNILALVYRDQNKYKEAAHLLNDALSIREKTLGKDHPAVAATLNNLAVLYGKRGKYKEAEPLCKRALEIREKVLGKDHPDVAKQLNNLALLCQNQGKYEEVEYYYCRALEIYECRLGPDDPNVAKTKNNLASCFLKQGKYKEAEILYKEILTRAHEKEFGSVDAENKFSDGGRVKDGQFSKNKQTLNTSIQQGL, from the exons ATGTCCACAATGGTGTATCCTCGTGAAGAGAAGCTGGAGAAGCTAACGCAGGAGGAGATCATCTCAAACACTAAGCTGGTGATCCAAGGCCTGGAGGCACTGAAAAGCGAGCACAACTCTATCCTGCACAGCCTGCTGGAGACCATCAAGTGCCTGAAAAAAGATGAGGAGGCCAACCTTGTGCATGAGAAGTCCAACTTGCTCCGTAAATCGGTGGAGATGATTGAGCTGGGCCTGGGGGAGGCGCAG GTCATGATGGCGCTGTCTAATCACCTTAATGCCGTCGAGTCAGAGAAGCAGAAGCTTCGGGCACAGGTGCGGCGTCTGTGCCAGGAGAACCAGTGGCTGCGGGACGAGTTGGCCAACACACAGCAGAAACTGCAGAAGAGTGAACAGAGTGTCGCCcagctggaggaggagaagaagcaCCTGGAGTTCATGAATCAACTCAAAAAGTATGACGAAGATGTTTCACCCTCG GAGGAAAAAGATGGCGAACCACCTAAAGACTCTCTGGATGATCTGTTCCCTAATGATGATGAGGAACATGGCCACGGAA TGCAGCACCAGCACAACAGTGCAGCCGTGGCAGCAGCGCAACAGGGAGGATATGAAATCCCAGCTCGCCTCCGAACCCTCCACAACCTGGTGATCCAGTACGCCTCTCAAGGTAGATATGAGGTGGCCGTGCCGCTGTGCAAACAAGCTCTGGAGGACCTGGAGAAAACCTCGGGCCATGATCATCCCGACGTTGCCACCATGCTCAACATCCTCGCCCTGGTGTACAG GGATCAGAACAAATATAAAGAGGCAGCACACCTGCTCAATGATGCTCTGTCCATCAGGGAGAAGACTCTTGGCAAAGACCATCCTGCG GTGGCTGCCACCCTGAATAATCTGGCTGTGCTATACGGGAAGAGGGGCAAATATAAGGAAGCTGAACCACTGTGTAAGAGAGCGTTGGAGATCAGAGAGAAG GTGCTTGGAAAGGACCACCCAGATGTGGCTAAGCAGCTGAACAACCTGGCCTTGCTGTGTCAGAACCAGGGCAAGTATGAGGAAGTGGAGTACTACTACTGCAGAGCTTTGGAGATTTATGAGTGCAGGCTGGGCCCTGATGACCCTAACGTTGCCAAGACCAAGAACAATCTG GCTTCATGCTTTCTCAAACAAGGGAAATACAAGGAGGCTGAGATCCTTTACAAAGAGATCCTCACCCGTGCCCATGAGAAGGAGTTTGGATCAGTTGATG CAGAGAACAAGTTCAGCGATGGAGGCAGGGTTAAAGATGGACAGTTTTCTAAAAACAAGCAGACTCTAAACACATCCATTCAGCAAGGGCTGTAA
- the klc1b gene encoding kinesin light chain 1b isoform X3 has protein sequence MSTMVYPREEKLEKLTQEEIISNTKLVIQGLEALKSEHNSILHSLLETIKCLKKDEEANLVHEKSNLLRKSVEMIELGLGEAQVMMALSNHLNAVESEKQKLRAQVRRLCQENQWLRDELANTQQKLQKSEQSVAQLEEEKKHLEFMNQLKKYDEDVSPSEEKDGEPPKDSLDDLFPNDDEEHGHGMQHQHNSAAVAAAQQGGYEIPARLRTLHNLVIQYASQGRYEVAVPLCKQALEDLEKTSGHDHPDVATMLNILALVYRDQNKYKEAAHLLNDALSIREKTLGKDHPAVAATLNNLAVLYGKRGKYKEAEPLCKRALEIREKVLGKDHPDVAKQLNNLALLCQNQGKYEEVEYYYCRALEIYECRLGPDDPNVAKTKNNLASCFLKQGKYKEAEILYKEILTRAHEKEFGSVDAENKPIWMHAEEREEMSKGKHRDNTPYGEYGGWYKACKVNSPTVNTTLRNLGALYRRQGKMEAAETLEECAMRSRKQGIDPINQSRVVEILKEGDGERRRNRDGMSSVKYDSSSEAGEEA, from the exons ATGTCCACAATGGTGTATCCTCGTGAAGAGAAGCTGGAGAAGCTAACGCAGGAGGAGATCATCTCAAACACTAAGCTGGTGATCCAAGGCCTGGAGGCACTGAAAAGCGAGCACAACTCTATCCTGCACAGCCTGCTGGAGACCATCAAGTGCCTGAAAAAAGATGAGGAGGCCAACCTTGTGCATGAGAAGTCCAACTTGCTCCGTAAATCGGTGGAGATGATTGAGCTGGGCCTGGGGGAGGCGCAG GTCATGATGGCGCTGTCTAATCACCTTAATGCCGTCGAGTCAGAGAAGCAGAAGCTTCGGGCACAGGTGCGGCGTCTGTGCCAGGAGAACCAGTGGCTGCGGGACGAGTTGGCCAACACACAGCAGAAACTGCAGAAGAGTGAACAGAGTGTCGCCcagctggaggaggagaagaagcaCCTGGAGTTCATGAATCAACTCAAAAAGTATGACGAAGATGTTTCACCCTCG GAGGAAAAAGATGGCGAACCACCTAAAGACTCTCTGGATGATCTGTTCCCTAATGATGATGAGGAACATGGCCACGGAA TGCAGCACCAGCACAACAGTGCAGCCGTGGCAGCAGCGCAACAGGGAGGATATGAAATCCCAGCTCGCCTCCGAACCCTCCACAACCTGGTGATCCAGTACGCCTCTCAAGGTAGATATGAGGTGGCCGTGCCGCTGTGCAAACAAGCTCTGGAGGACCTGGAGAAAACCTCGGGCCATGATCATCCCGACGTTGCCACCATGCTCAACATCCTCGCCCTGGTGTACAG GGATCAGAACAAATATAAAGAGGCAGCACACCTGCTCAATGATGCTCTGTCCATCAGGGAGAAGACTCTTGGCAAAGACCATCCTGCG GTGGCTGCCACCCTGAATAATCTGGCTGTGCTATACGGGAAGAGGGGCAAATATAAGGAAGCTGAACCACTGTGTAAGAGAGCGTTGGAGATCAGAGAGAAG GTGCTTGGAAAGGACCACCCAGATGTGGCTAAGCAGCTGAACAACCTGGCCTTGCTGTGTCAGAACCAGGGCAAGTATGAGGAAGTGGAGTACTACTACTGCAGAGCTTTGGAGATTTATGAGTGCAGGCTGGGCCCTGATGACCCTAACGTTGCCAAGACCAAGAACAATCTG GCTTCATGCTTTCTCAAACAAGGGAAATACAAGGAGGCTGAGATCCTTTACAAAGAGATCCTCACCCGTGCCCATGAGAAGGAGTTTGGATCAGTTGATG CTGAGAACAAACCTATCTGGATGCATGctgaggagagggaggagatgAGTAAA GGCAAGCACAGAGACAACACCCCATATGGAGAATATGGTGGCTGGTACAAGGCCTGCAAAGTCAATAG TCCGACTGTGAACACCACTCTGAGGAATTTGGGTGCGCTGTACCGCCGGCAAGGCAAGATGGAGGCTGCGGAGACCCTGGAGGAGTGTGCCATGAGATCCCGCAAGCAG GGGATCGATCCCATCAACCAGAGCCGTGTGGTTGAAATTCTGAAGGAGGGtgatggagagaggaggaggaacagGGATGGCATGTCCAGCGTTAAGTACGATAGCAGCTCAGAGGCTGGAGAGGAA